One window of the Desulfobacterales bacterium genome contains the following:
- a CDS encoding YbhB/YbcL family Raf kinase inhibitor-like protein — protein sequence MKLTSSAFQNEGKIPSEYTCDGPNICPQLAISDVPAEAKSLVIIMDDPDVPKSIRPDGMWDHWVVFNIPPHVREIKKGKEPEGTHGKGTGGNQNYYGPCPPDREHRYFFKLYALDAKLDIPAQSSKIQVEKAMEGHILAKAELMGKYERR from the coding sequence ATGAAGCTTACCAGTTCCGCTTTTCAAAATGAAGGCAAGATCCCTTCGGAATACACCTGCGACGGGCCCAATATCTGCCCGCAGCTGGCCATCAGCGACGTTCCTGCCGAGGCCAAAAGCCTGGTGATCATCATGGATGATCCCGATGTCCCCAAAAGCATCCGGCCGGACGGCATGTGGGACCACTGGGTGGTTTTCAACATCCCGCCCCACGTTCGCGAGATCAAAAAGGGAAAAGAACCCGAGGGCACCCACGGAAAAGGGACCGGCGGCAATCAGAATTATTATGGACCCTGCCCGCCTGATAGAGAACACCGCTACTTTTTCAAGCTGTATGCCCTGGATGCAAAACTGGATATACCGGCGCAATCATCCAAGATACAGGTTGAAAAGGCCATGGAAGGGCATATTCTTGCCAAGGCAGAGCTGATGGGGAAGTATGAGCGGCGCTGA
- a CDS encoding PaaI family thioesterase: MPLKNKPESRRQRTVTWQDPMISAKAAATMEGLAYLRAIKNGTLPRPPIADLLGYTITEIEVSRAVFVLDPAEYHYNPIGMVHGGVASTILDSAMACSIHTTLPAGRVYTTLEFKVNFVRPMTDKTGRVRCVAEIIHVGQRVGTAQAKILDSQDRLYAHATTTCMIFEAPQQAE, encoded by the coding sequence ATGCCCCTAAAAAACAAACCCGAATCCCGGCGACAGCGCACCGTCACCTGGCAGGACCCCATGATCAGCGCAAAGGCGGCCGCCACCATGGAAGGACTTGCGTACCTCCGGGCCATCAAAAACGGAACCCTGCCCCGGCCGCCGATTGCTGATCTGCTGGGCTACACAATAACCGAAATCGAGGTCAGCCGGGCGGTGTTCGTGCTGGATCCGGCAGAATATCATTACAACCCCATCGGCATGGTACACGGCGGGGTTGCCAGCACCATCCTGGATTCAGCCATGGCCTGTTCGATTCACACGACCCTTCCCGCCGGCAGGGTCTACACTACCCTGGAATTTAAAGTAAACTTTGTCCGACCCATGACAGACAAAACCGGACGGGTGCGCTGCGTGGCCGAAATTATCCATGTGGGCCAGCGCGTGGGCACCGCCCAGGCAAAAATTCTGGACAGCCAGGATAGGCTCTATGCCCATGCCACAACAACCTGCATGATATTTGAAGCGCCGCAGCAGGCGGAGTAA